In a single window of the Zea mays cultivar B73 chromosome 5, Zm-B73-REFERENCE-NAM-5.0, whole genome shotgun sequence genome:
- the LOC100279875 gene encoding Probable serine protease EDA2 precursor (The RefSeq protein has 1 substitution compared to this genomic sequence), translating to MMGSRVRIVFLLLAFLFARAAEPIAAAAPAGSRHLTKDERWMNQRLDHFSPTDHRQFKQRYFEFLDYHRAPGGPVFLRICGESACDGIPNDYLAVLAKKFGAAVVTPEHRYYGKSSPFKQLTTENLRFLSSKQALFDLAVFRQYYQESLNARYNRSGFDNPWFVIGVSYSGALNAWFRLKFPHLTCGSLASSGVVLAVYNYTDFDKQVGESAGPECKAVLQEITELVDEQLRLESHSVKALFGAQTLKNDGDFLFFLADAAATTFQYGNPDALCPPLIKAKKNRKNLVEAYAQFVKDYYIKKMETPPSSYDREYLKETTPHDSSSRLWWFQVCSEVAYFQVAPKNDSVRSARINTRYHLDLCRHVFGEGVYPDVFMTNLYYGGTRIAASKIVFTNGSQDPWRHASKQKSSKDMPSYIMKCRNCGHGTDLRGCPQWPFRIEGDASNCSSLAVVNTARERIAKHIDLWLSQCSKPSVGAW from the exons ATGATGGGGTCTCGCGTTCGcatcgtcttcctcctcctcgcCTTCCTCTTCGCGCGCGCCGCCGAGCCGATCGCCGCCGCCGCACCCGCCGGCAGCAGGCACCTTACGAAGGACGAGCGGTGGATGAACCAGCGCCTCGACCACTTCTCCCCCACC GACCACCGGCAATTCAAGCAGCGCTACTTCGAGTTCCTCGACTACCATCGGGCCCCCGGCGGCCCGGTCTTCCTGCGCATCTGCGGCGAGTCCGCCTGCGACGGCATCCCCAACGATTACCTGGCC GTGCTCGCCAAGAAGTTCGGCGCCGCGGTGGTGACGCCGGAGCACCGGTACTACGGGAAGAGTTCTCCATTCAAGCAGCTGACCACCGAGAACCTGAGGTTCCTGTCGTCGAAGCAGGCCCTGTTCGACCTGGCCGTCTTCCGGCAGTACTATCAG GAATCGCTGAATGCCCGGTACAACCGATCAGGTTTCGACAACCCCTGGTTCGTCATCGGGGTCTCCTACTCCGGCGCTCTCAGCGCCTGGTTCAGGCTCAAGTTCCCCCATTTGACATGTGGGAGCCTCGCGAGCTCAGGGGTGGTTCTTGCAGTGTACAACTACACCGACTTTGACAAGCAG GTTGGAGAGTCAGCTGGCCCTGAGTGCAAAGCTGTCCTTCAGGAAATAACTGAACTCGTTGACGAACAGCTCCGGCTGGAGAGTCACTCGGTGAAGGCTCTATTTGGAGCACAGACG CTGAAAAATGATGGCGACTTCCTCTTCTTCCTGGCGGATGCGGCAGCGACAACC TTCCAATACGGGAACCCAGATGCCTTGTGCCCTCCACTAATAAAGGCGAAGAAGAACAGGAAAAACTTGGTG GAAGCATATGCTCAATTTGTGAAAGATTATTACATTAAAAAAATGGAGACACCACCATCCTCGTATGATCGAGAATATCTGAAGGAAACAACTCCACATGATTCTA GTTCTAGGCTCTGGTGGTTCCAAGTTTGCAGTGAGGTTGCCTACTTTCAAGTGGCACCCAAAAATGACAGCGTTCGTTCTGCAAGGATCAATACGAG GTACCATTTGGACCTATGCAGACATGTCTTTGGGGAAGGCGTTTATCCCGATGTGTTCATGACGAACTTGTATTATGGAGGCACAAGAATCGCTG CTTCTAAAATCGTGTTTACAAATGGCTCCCAAGACCCATGGCGCCATGCCTCCAAGCAGAAATCATCGAAAGACA TGCCGTCGTACATAATGAAATGCAGAAACTGCGGACATGGGACTGATCTGAGGGGCTGTCCGCAGTGGCCTTTCAGGATCGAAG GGGACGCTTCGAACTGCTCGTCTCTCGCTGTAGTCAATACCGCAAGGGAGAGGATCGCCAAGCACATCGACCTGTGGCTGTCGCAATGCAGCAAACCATCAGTAGG AGCCTGGTAA